TCGGTAAGCTCTTTGAACCCTTCGAAATCTTCTTCGTGAAGCGGGTCTTCGACGTATACGAGCTTATACTCGTCGACCTTCTCGACTATGTAGTCTATCTGCTCCCCCTCGTCCAGAGGTCTTCCATGCTTATACATGTATTTACCTGTCTTCTCGTCCCAGAAGGACGAAGCTGCCACATCTACTCCGAACCTTATATCGAATCCTAATCTCTCGGAAGCTGTCTTAACTGCTTCGGCCACCGCCTCGAACGCGTCGTCGTTGCTTATCCTAGGAGCCCAAGCTCCCTCGTCACCCCTACCTCCGAAAAACGGAACTTTCCTCGCTTCTAGAACCCTACGTAGGGTTCTATGGACCTCACGGTTCCCCTCGTAGGCCTCCTCGAACCTCCTACCTCCCACAGATAGGATAAGGTACTCTTGAATGTCTGGGCATCCCTCGCCTGCGTGCTTACCGCCGCCGAGCACGTTACCGAGCGGATACGGTAACTGCTTAACCATGGCTCCGCCTATATGCTGGTACATCGGTATCCCAAGGGTTTTAGACGCTGCATCCGCGACCGCTAGCGAGATGGCGTAGGCCGTGTTTCCACCTATCCTAGAGAAGTTATCGGTCCCATCTATCTCTCTTAGTAGGCTATCCACACCCCTCTGGTCTAGGCTGTCGAAGCCTATGAGCTTAGGCTTTACGAGCTTAAGCACCCTTCGTATGGCCTCTTCGACGCCTCCTTCAGGGTAGGCCCTTGCCTCCCACTTGCCTTTACTCGCCCCCGCCGGAGCCGAGGCTCTACCGAAGGCTTTACGGGTATATACCTCGACCTCGACAGCGTCTGACCCCCTGCTATCATAGACCTTCCTAGCCTTAACATTTACTATACAGGTCTCACTCACGTTTCACACGCCCCTTGACCACGAAATACTCGAGTATATCATCTATAACCTCGACGTGCGATATAAGCATAGACCTGCAGCAATACCTCTTAACACCTAAGTCGTCTAGGACCTTCTCCGGGTCCTCCCCCGCCTTAACCCTACGCTTAAACTCCTCCCACTTATCGCCTATCACGGAGCCGCATGTGAAGCATCTA
The sequence above is drawn from the Candidatus Bathyarchaeota archaeon genome and encodes:
- the eno gene encoding phosphopyruvate hydratase, whose translation is MSETCIVNVKARKVYDSRGSDAVEVEVYTRKAFGRASAPAGASKGKWEARAYPEGGVEEAIRRVLKLVKPKLIGFDSLDQRGVDSLLREIDGTDNFSRIGGNTAYAISLAVADAASKTLGIPMYQHIGGAMVKQLPYPLGNVLGGGKHAGEGCPDIQEYLILSVGGRRFEEAYEGNREVHRTLRRVLEARKVPFFGGRGDEGAWAPRISNDDAFEAVAEAVKTASERLGFDIRFGVDVAASSFWDEKTGKYMYKHGRPLDEGEQIDYIVEKVDEYKLVYVEDPLHEEDFEGFKELTEKVGDRCMICGDDLFVTNVVRLRKGIELGAGNAIIIKPNQIGTVTDAYEAAKLAQRHGYTTIFSHRSGETVDAHLAHLAVAFKCPIVKIGVLGGERIAKINEFVRIEELMGAKASMHRLGV
- a CDS encoding DNA-directed RNA polymerase subunit N, producing MGIVPVRCFTCGSVIGDKWEEFKRRVKAGEDPEKVLDDLGVKRYCCRSMLISHVEVIDDILEYFVVKGRVKRE